One region of Eubalaena glacialis isolate mEubGla1 chromosome 6, mEubGla1.1.hap2.+ XY, whole genome shotgun sequence genomic DNA includes:
- the SPTSSB gene encoding serine palmitoyltransferase small subunit B, whose translation MDFKRVKDYFSWLYYQYQIISCCAVLEPWERSMFNTILLTIFAMVVYTAYVFIPIHIRLAWEFFSKMCGYHSTISN comes from the coding sequence ATGGATTTCAAACGTGTGAAGGACTATTTCTCCTGGCTGTACTATCAATACCAAATCATTAGCTGCTGTGCTGTCTTGGAGCCCTGGGAGCGATCCATGTTCAATACCATCTTACTAACCATTTTTGCTATGGTGGTATACACCGCCTATGTTTTTATCCCAATCCACATTCGCCTGGCTTGGGAATTTTTCTCCAAAATGTGTGGCTATCACAGTACAATTTCTAATTGA